The following are encoded together in the Aerococcus mictus genome:
- a CDS encoding putative polysaccharide biosynthesis protein, with protein MNDNERSRSILQGQQSKEKLNEGSAWMSIASVVSRILGVLYIIPWMHWIGDPQVGTEANALYGIGYNYYSIFLAIAIAGVPAAISKQMTNYMAKGQYQTSQRLFKSGTVMMLATGIVSALALYFLAPFLAQGKPARNVEDVILVIRSLVPALALIPLLSILRGYFQAYLEMKPSAISQVTEQFARVIYMLATVYLIRVVMDGSVAKAVSHSTFAAFIGAVLAIMTLAFYYFKNRDKYALPAGHVDSDYVATRTLLFEIVRIAIPFVITGSIIEMVNLIDMNTFMPIMQRVSDLGEGQLIYEYGVFNANARRVIQIIISFATAISSTTVPVVTDAYTRELAKFQARSVYDDHLKPVFDHTCDVVLHSIHLFTLVMVPAAIGLAVLAAPVYQLLYGINDPLGGFYLQISCLMAIPMGLFYVLVMTLQSMDQQKKAIFGIVLGLGIKLLVQFPLLAVCGSEGAMYASILAFIFMCAFYLACIYKRIQFSFSDLAGRIWPALKVILIMGLMSEITYQILHWIIPEPNKLGAFVMVILVALVGIWVYLIGLIKSRQLEIILGQDKSQKLRQFLHL; from the coding sequence ATGAATGATAATGAGAGGAGCCGCTCTATTCTTCAGGGCCAGCAATCCAAGGAGAAGCTCAATGAAGGTTCGGCTTGGATGTCCATTGCTAGTGTGGTTTCTAGAATTCTTGGTGTCTTATATATTATTCCCTGGATGCATTGGATTGGAGATCCACAAGTTGGTACCGAAGCCAATGCCCTCTACGGGATTGGCTATAATTATTACTCGATATTCTTAGCCATAGCCATCGCTGGGGTGCCAGCCGCGATCTCTAAGCAAATGACCAATTATATGGCTAAAGGCCAGTACCAAACCAGCCAGCGCCTCTTTAAAAGCGGCACCGTCATGATGCTAGCAACAGGAATTGTAAGTGCCCTGGCGCTTTATTTCCTGGCTCCCTTTCTAGCCCAGGGGAAGCCGGCGCGAAACGTGGAAGATGTCATCCTAGTCATTCGCTCCTTAGTGCCTGCCTTGGCTTTGATTCCCTTGCTATCGATCTTGCGGGGCTATTTCCAGGCCTATTTAGAAATGAAACCCAGTGCGATTTCCCAGGTTACTGAGCAGTTTGCCCGCGTCATTTATATGTTGGCGACGGTTTATCTTATTCGTGTGGTTATGGATGGCAGTGTTGCTAAGGCGGTCAGTCACTCCACCTTTGCTGCCTTTATTGGGGCAGTACTGGCGATTATGACTTTAGCTTTCTATTACTTCAAAAACCGCGACAAATATGCGCTACCTGCTGGTCATGTAGACAGTGACTATGTAGCCACCCGGACGCTCTTATTTGAAATCGTCCGCATAGCGATTCCCTTTGTGATTACCGGTTCGATCATTGAAATGGTCAACCTCATTGATATGAATACCTTTATGCCAATTATGCAAAGGGTGAGTGACCTAGGAGAAGGGCAGTTAATTTATGAATATGGGGTATTTAACGCCAATGCCCGCCGTGTGATTCAAATTATTATTTCTTTTGCTACGGCGATTTCCTCAACTACCGTTCCTGTGGTGACTGATGCCTATACCCGCGAATTGGCCAAGTTCCAGGCCCGCTCGGTTTACGATGACCACTTAAAACCGGTTTTTGACCATACCTGTGACGTGGTCTTGCATAGTATCCACCTCTTCACTTTGGTGATGGTGCCAGCCGCCATTGGCCTAGCTGTTCTCGCTGCCCCAGTCTACCAGTTGCTTTACGGGATAAATGACCCCTTAGGTGGATTTTACTTGCAAATTTCTTGTTTAATGGCTATTCCTATGGGGCTTTTCTATGTCTTAGTGATGACCTTGCAATCCATGGACCAACAGAAAAAAGCCATCTTTGGGATTGTTTTAGGCCTAGGGATTAAATTATTGGTCCAGTTTCCGCTCCTGGCTGTTTGTGGCAGCGAAGGAGCCATGTATGCTTCAATACTGGCCTTTATTTTTATGTGCGCCTTCTACCTGGCATGTATTTATAAGCGGATCCAGTTTAGCTTTTCCGACTTAGCTGGACGGATCTGGCCAGCCTTAAAAGTGATCTTGATTATGGGCTTAATGAGTGAGATAACTTATCAAATTCTCCACTGGATCATTCCGGAACCTAATAAGTTAGGCGCTTTTGTGATGGTTATCCTTGTCGCTTTAGTCGGAATTTGGGTCTATTTAATTGGTCTCATCAAGTCTCGACAGCTAGAAATTATCCTAGGTCAAGACAAATCTCAAAAATTACGTCAGTTTTTACATTTATAA
- the malQ gene encoding 4-alpha-glucanotransferase translates to MTRASGVLLPISSLANAEGIGSLGKSAYQFVDFLAAAGQSYWQILPLGPTSYGNSPYQSFSAFAGNTNFIDLKTLVDWGLIEADDYQGVDWGNNPEKVDYAKIFYHKRPILEKAVASFLKQADNDPDYQTFIQDNQDWLQPFAEFMAVKEYYDLSPISDWPKAIRLRDGEALQAILAQEKNSLNYHYVSQYFFFKQWFALKNYANQKGIYLIGDIPIYVASDSVEVWQTPHYFKLNQSGQPRVVAGCPPDAFSSDGQLWGNPIYDWETIAKDNYQWWIKRIQASLKLYDMVRIDHFRGFEAYWEIPASAPTAASGKWVKGPGLDLFQAIKEALGPVNIIAENLGFLTQEVADLLEVTGFPGMHVMQFGFSGEDSSDLPHNFNKNSVAYVGTHDNQTALGWYLGQDAASRYYIDAYCGRQKAESVAEMLNRTLAASCSQTVIYTMQDLLNLDDHARMNTPSTLGGNWQWRMSATALTYNLVKDLYSLTKLYHRLPASKSFI, encoded by the coding sequence ATGACACGTGCAAGTGGTGTGCTCTTACCTATATCTTCCTTGGCTAATGCGGAAGGCATTGGCAGCTTAGGGAAGTCCGCCTATCAATTTGTGGACTTCTTAGCAGCAGCCGGGCAAAGCTATTGGCAAATCCTGCCGCTAGGGCCAACCAGTTACGGCAATTCCCCCTACCAATCCTTTTCTGCCTTTGCTGGTAACACCAATTTCATTGACTTAAAAACCCTAGTCGATTGGGGCTTAATTGAAGCCGACGACTATCAAGGCGTCGACTGGGGCAATAATCCCGAAAAGGTTGACTATGCCAAAATCTTTTATCATAAACGCCCCATCCTAGAAAAGGCCGTCGCTAGCTTTCTTAAGCAAGCCGACAACGATCCTGATTATCAGACCTTTATCCAGGATAATCAGGACTGGCTGCAGCCTTTCGCTGAATTTATGGCGGTAAAAGAATATTATGACCTAAGCCCGATTAGCGACTGGCCCAAAGCTATCCGTTTAAGGGATGGAGAAGCCTTGCAAGCTATACTAGCCCAAGAAAAAAACAGCCTCAATTACCACTATGTCAGTCAATATTTCTTCTTTAAGCAATGGTTTGCCCTCAAGAACTACGCCAATCAAAAAGGTATTTACCTAATTGGTGATATTCCCATTTATGTGGCTAGTGATAGTGTCGAAGTCTGGCAAACACCCCACTATTTCAAACTTAATCAAAGCGGGCAGCCCCGAGTGGTTGCGGGTTGTCCTCCAGACGCCTTTTCTTCTGATGGGCAATTATGGGGAAATCCGATCTATGATTGGGAGACCATAGCTAAGGACAATTACCAATGGTGGATCAAACGGATCCAAGCCAGTCTCAAGCTCTATGACATGGTAAGAATTGACCATTTTCGGGGCTTTGAAGCCTATTGGGAGATACCAGCTAGCGCCCCGACAGCAGCCAGTGGCAAATGGGTCAAGGGGCCAGGTCTTGACTTGTTCCAAGCCATCAAAGAAGCCCTTGGCCCTGTCAACATTATCGCAGAAAACTTGGGCTTTCTGACCCAAGAAGTTGCTGACTTACTAGAAGTCACCGGTTTTCCCGGCATGCATGTCATGCAATTTGGCTTTTCTGGTGAAGATTCGTCTGACCTTCCCCACAATTTCAATAAAAATTCCGTTGCCTATGTAGGAACCCATGACAACCAAACTGCCCTGGGCTGGTATTTAGGCCAAGATGCTGCCAGCCGCTACTATATTGATGCCTATTGTGGGCGACAGAAAGCGGAGAGTGTCGCGGAAATGTTAAACCGAACCCTAGCCGCCTCTTGCAGTCAAACGGTCATCTATACCATGCAAGACCTCTTAAATCTTGATGACCATGCTCGCATGAATACCCCCTCTACCCTGGGAGGTAATTGGCAATGGCGGATGTCAGCTACCGCCTTAACTTACAACTTAGTCAAGGACCTCTATAGCCTGACCAAACTCTACCACCGCTTACCAGCAAGTAAAAGTTTCATATAA